A window from Gopherus flavomarginatus isolate rGopFla2 chromosome 4, rGopFla2.mat.asm, whole genome shotgun sequence encodes these proteins:
- the LOC127050106 gene encoding zinc finger and SCAN domain-containing protein 29-like, with product MPSRTKRAPAWTNAELQDLISVWGEEAVQTQLCSRRRNYDTYGQISQSLMRRGHERDALQCRVKIKELRSAYCKAREGNRRSGAAPTTCRFYKELDAILGCDPTANPRSTMESSQQGAVGDVVEDGDSEATGVEGDTLESQDTCSQDLFSSPEEASQSQQLEADVEEEAEDRARGTLTTAAVSPASHRLQNLRRNPRKSRGIDQVCYELLQQRK from the exons aTGCCttcacgcaccaaacgagccccagcatggaccaatgcagagctgcaggacctcattagtgtttggggagaggaggctgtgcaaacacagctgtgctccagaaggagaaattatgatacgtatgggcagatatcgcagtccttgatgagaaggggccatgaacgggacgccttgcagtgcagggtcaaaattaaagagctgaggagtgcatactgcaaagcccgtgagggaaatcgccgctcaggagctgcccccacaacctgccgcttttacaaggagctggatgccatacttgggtgtgaccccactgccaatcctaggagcacgatggagagttcacagcagggagcagtgggggatgttGTAGAGGACggagacagtgaggctactggcgtggagggagacaccctggagtctcaggacacatgcagccaggatctcttctcaagcccggaggaggctagccagtcgcagcagctggaagctgatgttgaggaggaagctgaggatcgtgctcggg ggaccttgactactgcagccgtaTCACCAGCCTCAcataggttgcagaacttgagacggaatcctaggaaatcaagaggaattgatcaagtctGTTATGAGCtcctacaacagagaaagtag